Proteins encoded by one window of Homalodisca vitripennis isolate AUS2020 unplaced genomic scaffold, UT_GWSS_2.1 ScUCBcl_2215;HRSCAF=6744, whole genome shotgun sequence:
- the LOC124371908 gene encoding uncharacterized protein LOC124371908 — protein MHASTSNTKLSMQALKQQLSEGALSRLMPNVGGPKPRRRALLASVVTSILTYGIAIWASALKLQECQRMIYPVGRQMALRVTSAFRTVSRDAAHVISGILPIEILAEEYRSFIPV, from the coding sequence ATGCACGCCTCAACTTCAAATACCAAGTTGAGCATGCAAGCACTAAAGCAGCAGCTGTCGGAGGGGGCATTATCCCGTCTCATGCCAAACGTAGGTGGGCCAAAACCGAGACGACGAGCCCTGCTAGCGTCAGTAGTTACATCTATACTGACCTATGGCATTGCCATCTGGGCAAGTGCACTAAAACTGCAGGAGTGCCAGAGGATGATATATCCTGTAGGCCGACAAATGGCACTGAGAGTTACGAGTGCGTTCAGAACCGTCTCCAGGGATGCAGCACACGTAATCTCGGGAATACTGCCAATTGAGATTCTAGCAGAGGAATACAGGAGCTTTATACCAGTGTAG